A region of the Candidatus Zixiibacteriota bacterium genome:
TTGGTTATCCCCGCTTTCAGAACGACCTTTTTAATCATCTTCCATACGGCAACCCGGGTCAAACGAGCGCCGCTGCGTCCCCTGAAGACTATATCCGAAATCTGGAGACCGGGAGGTAAGGGACTATTCTGCAATGCCTTAAGAGCCTCAATCGCGTATTGACCAAGTGGCGCAAGGCGTTGTTTATCTCCTTTTCCGGTAACCCGAACGAAACCTGCCTCGAACTCAAAATCACCCCAACTCAGTGAAAGCAACTCCGAAATCCTTAATCCCGAGCCATAGAGAAGCTCCAGAATGGCTCGATCACGGGTACCTTCACGAGCGTTGGGATCAACCGCTTCAAGAATACGCTTGATCTCATCCGGAGAAAGATAATGAGGGTGGTAACGAGAAAGCCTGGGAGCCCGGAACGATCGAAACGGATTTTTACTGATCGCACCTTGTTCCGCCAAATAATCAAAAAAACGCTTAAGCGAGGTTATCCGGCGCGCCAGCGTGGTGGGTTTACGGCCAAGGCCGGTGAGATGAGACAGGTACTGCTGAGCGTTGGAACCGGAGACCTTGGCGGCGTTGGTTATACCGGACCAGGCAAGAAAATCAGAAATATCACGACGGTATGCCGCCAGGGTGTTTAACGCCATCCCTCGTTCCAGCTTCAAGTGCTGAAGGTAATCATCCAGTTGAACGGTCAACATATCAATCACAATCCATGAGCCATAGCCGCCACGGCGATCACCTCGGCGCCGGTTTTCTCCAAAACAGCACGGGCTTCGCGTACGGTTGCGCCGCTGGTAACGACATCATCAACCAGCACGATTCGCCTCAAGTTGAGGTTATTCTTCATAGCACAGAAGACGCCGGTTATATTTTTCTGACGAGCCGCCATGCCCAACCGCGCCTGCGGACGACGACGCTTCACCCGAACCAGCAAATCATTGTGAACCGGAAGGCCAAGCCTCTCCCCCAACTGGACGGCAAAAAGGGCGGCCTGGTTGTAACCGCGGAAATTTTCACGGCTGGGATGAAGAGGAACCGGCACGAGGGTGTCGGGGCGAAGCGACAGGAGCCTTTCGCCGAAGCGATCGTGAAACCAGTCAGCTACCAGATCGGCCGGTCGAGTGATGCCGCGGAATTTGTACTGGATAATGACATCCCGCATTGGCGGCAGATATTGTGCTACGGCATAACAAGGCAAGCCACCGTTGTTGCAAAAGCGGCAAAATGATTCACCGGACAGGATAGTCTCGCATTCCAGACAGATCGGATCGGTAAAGCGTTCAATCTTCTCTTCACAGTCATCACATATTTGAGACGGTGATTCAGTAAACGCACCGCATCCCAGACAGAGCGGCGGGAAAATAAAATCCAGCAGGCCGCCGGTGACGATATTTTGAGACAACGCACGAATCATACCGTAAGATGAACTAAGCGTTCTCTTACAGCAAGCAACAACTGGTTGTTCTCATGCCAGAGTTGAAATAATCCGGCTTGGATTAACCAAACGGTACAATATCGATTAGTACGTACCACCTAACTCGGTAATCAGGTCACGGGCGCTTTGGGCGGCCGGTCCGTTCGGCTCGATACTCAGATATTTCCGGAAGTAGACAATGGCTGAATCCATGCGTTGCTGAGTATAAAAGACAATACCGCAGTTGAAGGCGGCAACGCCGTGAGCGGGATCATGTTCCAGCACCGTAGCGAATTCTTCGAGAGCACGGTCCGCCAGTCCCATGCCGTGCAGACAAGCACCGAAATCGACACGGACATCGGTATCGTCCTTTATTTCAAGAGCGCGGCGATAGCATTCGGCGGCTACCGGGTAGTTTTGATCATCCATGTATTTATTGCCGGCCTCGACCAGATTATCGAATCCTTCAGGGAGACCTTCAAGCGAGCCTAAAGCCATGTCCATCGTTCCGGTCATTTCTCCCCTCGCTTGCGGTGAAACCGTACCCGGGAAATCTGCCTTGCCCGGATAAACAATAACGAAATAACCGACAACGACCACCGCCAGCACTGCTGCAACTATCATGATGTCACGAGTCTTAATTTTCGAGGCCATAGTTTATCCTTACCAGATGTTGGGAACATGTACCTGCCCGGTACTGTTTTAGCCCAAGTAACGAACCACTCGAGAAAACGCAACTTGTTTTCGAGCCGGACAATTAATGACATTTAACTGACAATCTAGTATAATAGTGCCCTTAAATTCATCTCAGAAGATAAGAATAACCGTATTTATCGGAGAATCGACAGGATGCGAACTCTCTATTCGGCAGTGTTGGCCTTTTTCCTTTTTTCGCAAGCCGTAGCCTTCGGCGCGACTGAACCGAGACTCGATTTTGACCCGAATGCCATTTACAAGCATATTTCGGTACTGGCCGATGATTCACTCGAAGGACGGGAGGTAGGTGAACCTGGCGAGTGGAAAGCCGCGATGTACCTGATTGATCAGTTTCGGCAATTCGGCCTTGAACCCAGGGGTGAAGGGATACCGGATCAGCCCTATCTGCAGCCGTTCGAGTTCGTCAAATCAATCGATCTGGGCGACAACAATCATCTGACGGTCAACGGGACGGCGCTGGAACCGGGTGAAGAGTTTTCACCAATGCGACAGTCGGCCTCGACCGAGTTCGATTTCGATCAGGTGATCAATGTCGGTTATGGCATTGCCGTTGACAGTGTCGACGGCGATTATGATGACTATGCCGGTCTTGACGTAGCCGGTAAAGCGGTGGTGATCAAACGATATTCACCGGTCGATTCTCTTTATCCGGACATTCCGTTCGAGCGCTATTCATCGCTGACGAGTAAAATCTCTACAGCTATTGACCATGATGCAGCGGCGGTGTTGTTCATTACCCCAGGTGATCAGGACGACACGCTCACGACGATTGCCCCGACTCGGGTTCAGCCCAAGGAAATTCCGATCGTTTTCCTGCGCCGGAAGGCGCTGGAACGACTCGGTTTGGATATCGACCATCCAACCGTAACCGGTATCTCCGGCAGCACCGAATTGATCAAGGTCCATGATACCGGCTACAACGTGGTCGGGTATCTTCCGGGCGAAACCGACACCACAATCATAATCGGCGCCCATTATGATCATCTCGGTTACGGGGGCCCCTCATCGCGCTATCTAGGGCCGGAGAAACTGATCCACAACGGCGCCGACGATAACGGTTCCGGCACCTCAGCAATGCTGGAGTTGGCCCGGTATTTCACGCAACACCCCGGTGCTATGCATCATTCACTCCTGTTCATCGCTTTCTCGGGAGAGGAAGCGGGAATACTCGGTTCGAGCCATTTTGCTCGTGACATGACTATCGACAGCTCGCTGGTGAAAATGATGATCAACCTGGACATGATTGGTCGGTTGAAGGATCAGGACGGCCTGGCGGTAATGGGAATCGGCACCGCGTCGGAGTTCAAGGAGTATTTCGATAATTTCAAAACCGACCGGCTGAACCTGATGACCAAGGAATCAGGAGTCGGACCATCGGACCACACAGCCTTTTACAATCGTCATATCCCGGTGTTGTTTTTCTTCACCGGGGCACATGCCGACTATCATAAACCGTCGGACGATATCGATAAAATCGACACTCAAGGTATCGCGGAAGTATGTCAGTTGGTGACGGAGATAGTACACCATTTCGATGAACACCGAGGAGCGCTAACCTATCAGAAAACCAAGAGTGATCAGCCGGGCCACAGTTATTCCGAATACTCGGTTACCCTGGGCATCATGCCTGATTTCGTGGGCGAGGTCGAAGGTCTGCGAGTGGATGGTGTTTCACCGGGTCGTCCGGGCGAACGGGCCGGGCTGCTTGAAGGTGACATTATCGTCAAGATGGGTTCAATCGAGATCGGTGATATTTACGACTACATGAACGCCTTAGGGAAATTCCGCAAGGGAGATTCGACCCGGGTAACGGTCGAACGTGGTGATCAGACAATCGAGTTGAACGTGTTGTTCGAATAGAAGTGTTCGTATCAAGAGGAGGCGGTATCCTGATAGCCGCCTTCTCTCCCCTGGGTGCGCACGACGGATACGACACCTTTGACCTTGCGCACTTTATCCAGAATGCGATTGAGATGGGAGAGACTTCCTACCTCCACCACGAAGCGGCCGGTGGCCGTAGTATCGCGGGCGATCATCTCAGCGCCGCGGACATTGGTGTCGGAGTCGGCAATCGCCTGGGTGATGTCACGCAGCATATTTTTCCGGTCCTCGACGACCAGCTCCAGCTCGACCACGAACGACTGCCCCTTGCCGGCATCCCAACTGACATCGATGCGGCGCTCCGGGTGCTCTTCGAGCAACTGCAAACCGCTTTCACAATCGGCTCTATGGACCGTCACGCCGCGCCCGCGCGTTATGAAACCGATAATATCCTCTCCCGGCAACGGTTGACAACATCCCGCGAAGCGAAACATCATATCCGACATGCCATGGACTTTAACTCCCTTGGAACCGCGCAGACGTTCAATCACGCGGCCGACCAGACCGGTCGAAGCGGGCTCCGTCTCCGGCTTGATGAGATTAACCAGCGCCGCGGAGTTCATGGAACCGTTGCCGATAGCGGCAAAAAGGTCCTCGACGGTTTTTTTGTCCAGTTGCTCAGCGAATTCCTGCAGGAGGTCATCGGACGGCATCTTGAGCCGGAGTTCCTTCAGCTTGCGCTGTACCACTTCTCTTCCGAGCGCCACCGATTGTTCGAAACCGGCCTGCTTGAGCCAGCGCTTGATGCGTGAACGTGCGGCCGGAGTTTTAACCAGCTTGAGCCAGTCGTGAGAGGGAGTTCGGTTCGGGTTGGTCAGAATTTCTACGGTGTCACCGGACTCTAGTTCGGTTGAAAGCGGCTGCAGACGACCGTTGATCTTAGCTCCGGCGCAGTGAATGCCGACTTCGGTGTGGATCTGGAAGGCAAAATCGAGCGGCGTAGAACCTTTGGGCAGATGCACCAGTTTATGAGCCGGGGTAAAAACGAAGATGTCCTCAGAGTAGAGATCGATCTTGAGATATTCAAGAAAATCAGAAGGATTAGTCATCTCCTTCTGCCATTCGAGGACATCGCGCAACCAGACCATTTGTCGGTCGGATTTGCTCATCTGCTGGCGGCCTTCTTTATAAAGCCAGTGGGCCGCAATGCCGTTCTCGGCCACATGATGCATCTGGTGAGTGCGAATTTGAATTTCGACCATCTTGTTGCCGGGACCGAACACGGTGGTATGCAAAGAGCGATAGCCGTTCTGTTTGGGATTGGCAATGTAGTCGTGGAAACGATCGGATACAGGCTTCCACATGGCATGAACAATCCCTAAAGCGTGATAGCATTCTCGTTCCGTGTTAACGACGATACGAATCGCGAACAGGTCATAGATTTGTTCGAATGGGACTTTGCGAATTTTGATCTTGCGATAGATCGAATCCAGGTGTTTAGCCCGACCGTATACCTGCGCCTGGATCGAGTCCCGGGCCAGTTCGCGCTGGATGGGGGCAATCACGGTCTGAATATACGCTTCGCGTTCCTCCCGCTTGTCCCGTATCATTCGCGAGAGTTCCTCGTAGACATTCGGTTCGAGGAATTTTAACGAGAGATCCTCCAGTTCGGTTTTAACTTTGTTGATGCCGAACCGATGAGCCAGCGGACAATAGACATCACGTGTTTCCGGGGCAATCCGCTTCTGTTTTTCAGGTGGTAAAAAATGCAGCGTGCGCATATTGTGCAGGCGGTCGGCCAGCTTGATCAGGATCACGCGAATGTCTTTGGCCATAGTGAGGAGCATTTTGCGGAAATAGTCCACCTGTTGCTCCTCACGCGAGGCAAAATGAACCGCCCCCAATTTAGTTACCCCGTCAACCAACTCAGCCACTTCATCTCCGAACTCAGAGCGGAGCTTCTCGATGCTGATATTGGTATCTTCTACCACATCATGCACCAACCCGGCAGCGATCGTGGTAGAATCCATGTGCTGTTCGGCCAGAATAAAGGCAACTTCGAGACAGTGTTCGACATACGGCTCGCCGCTGGACCGTTTCTGTCCGGCGTGAGCACGATCGGAGAATTCGTACGCCTTGCGGATCAACGGAATGTTGACGTTCGAATTAAACGATTCGATACGTATGATGAACTCGGCCAGGTTCATGAATTCGATCCCGATCTATACCTGCTTCTGGAACAATCCGATAACTTCTTCGGCTGCACGCTCGGCTGAAATCGACAGCATGCAGGTACAATGATTCGGCGGACAATGGCACTCCGGTACCGTGGGCAACAGGACCCGGTCGTGTTTGCCAAGCGGCCCCCATCGAGCAGGCGACATAACCGCCTTCCCGGGATATAATCCGACTACCTTGGTACCGACCGCGACAGCCAGATGCAGCGGACCGGTCGAGTTGGCTACTACCACCGTGGCTAAGGAAAGGGTAGCAGCCAGCGTGCGCAGATCCGTTTCACCGGAGATATCACGCACGGGGATACCCAGCCTCTTTGAGGCCTCCTTGATCATCTTCCCTTCGCGTTCCGAGCCCGAGATCACCACCTGTAAGCCGGCCTCTTCGAGCAACTTGTGCAGCTCGATAAAACGATCCAGCGGCCAGCGCTCGGCCGAACCACCCGAACCGGGATGAAGCACGACGAAACGATCGGTAATACCGGCTTTGTCGAGCACGCGACGGGCATTGCTGATTTCCTTCTCACGGGGATAGACAGTCGGTGATTTTATCGTCGGGCCGGGGCGGAAGAACTTCAGGAAATCCATGTTGTATTCGCATTCGTGCTTGCGATTGGACTTCCGGCTGTGAAAGAGATGATAGTTGAAAAAGACCGAATGGAATCTCCCGGCGGTACCGATCCGGATGGGGATATTGGCTTTGTAGAACAGTTGGCTTACCAGTCGTCCCGGATACAATACCACGACAACACGATAATCTTCCTGGCGAATTTTCTGCAACAGGTCACGCTTGTATAGGCCATCGGTCATTAGCTGCTTATTTAGCACGCGCACAATCCCGTCGATTTTCTTGTTATTCTCGACAATTGGCGAGGCATAAAGCGAAGCCATAATATCGACCCGACACTCCGGGTAACGAGCTTTGATAGTCTCCGCAAACGGAAGGGCAAGAATCAAATCACCGAGGCGGTCGGTACGACTGATGAGGATTTTATCGTTCGGTTTTAGATCCAGCGGTTGACTCATATATCTTAACTAACCTGCCTGTTTCCTTTGTAACGTTCTTAACTTGGCATACTTGACAAACACGGCCATGGATGAAAAAGCCGACACCATGAAGCCCTCAATGCCGTCAAGCAATCCCAGCCTGACGAAATAGTGGGAAATAAATGATACCGGCGGCCGGATAACAAGGTCAAAAAAGCCGGCTCGTTTTCCACAACGGAATGCTTCCTCTGCGCCAATCGTGGTGTAACGTGTGGATTTCTCGAGGTACAACTCCAGCGTCGGATAACTGTAATGATGAAGATCCGCTTTGAGCGCACCGCAGGAGCCGTTCAGAACAACCCGTTCATGAACTACAGCCCCGTCAAACTGGCCTTTGTCTTTTCGAAAGAGACGCAACACCCGATCCGGATACCAGCCGCAATGACGAATCCAGCGCCCGAGGAAATTAGTCAGGCGAGGAACCGTGTAACCGTCGTGGGCGCTATTGGCAATAGCTGCCTTGATCTCTTTGACCAACGACGGCGAGACTTCTTCATCGGCATCGAGCGACAAGATCCAGACCGAACGGGCTTGATCCACACCGTAGGCCTTGGCCGGACCATATCCCTGAAATTCGATCTCATAGACGGTGGCGCCATGTTCATAAGCAATTTCGCGGGTGCTATCGGTCGAGCCGGTATCGACCACGATCAGTTCATCGGCCCAGGCAACGGACTCAAGACAGCGCGGGAGATTCTGCTCTTCATCCCTGGTTATAATCACGACACTCAGCGTGGGACGGTTCTTGTCCTTGGCGGCATCACTCATGAGGGCCTCGCCTTCTCGGTCAAATCGAGTGTCGCGACCAACCGACGGAACTGATCGACAATTTGTTCCGGCTCGATATCGAGCAGATGGTGAAACTCGTTCGAGATCACCCAGCCGCATTCCTGCCGATAGGGCTTCCAAAAATAGAAATTGCGAATATGACCGCTGTAAAGCGCCACCACCGGAACGCCAAAAGTCCCCGCCACATGCACCAGCGAGGTATCGGGACTGATCAATATATCGAGTCTGGAAATTACGGCACAAACATCGCGAAACGAACGACCGTCCGGGATCAAATGGGTTTTACCCGGCAACGCTCGTTGCAGCTCTTCCCCGCGTTCACGTTCGTTGGGAGCGCACGAGATTATGAACTCCGCATCCGGATAATCGGCGGCGACGGCGTGCATCACCGCTATGTATTTCCGTACATCCAGCGTACGCGACGGTGATCCGGCAGAGATGTTGAATCCGACCCGTAAACAATTAGAGGGAACCGATTCGTAAAAAGCCTCGGCTTTACGAATCGAATCTTCCGGCAGGTACATCGGACGATACGGATCAACCGATGCCGGATCTATCCCAAACACATTGAACACCAGCAAGCTGTTGTCGATCGAGTGATCCCGGCCGTCCGGTTCGTAGGGCTCACAGTAATCGTAATACGGTCGCAGACGCAGCTTGCGTGCCGCGGCTTTAATCGAGTGTCGCCCGATCCACTTGCTCAGGATAAGACCGGTAACCGAGTCATGACAGATAGGATCGAACACGATATCGAACCGGGCTTTTTTAAGACGACGGATCATTGGGATATCGTGAAGGATGTTTTTCGTGTATGTATGCACGGCGTCGATATCGGGATCATCGGCAATGAGATCGCGATTGTGCGGCGAAGCGATCACCTCGATTCGGGCATGCGGCAGATGAGCCTTGAGAGCATGCAACGCCGGGATCGTGGCAATCATATCGCCTAGTTTGTCGGGGCGCAACACGAGGATCGAGCGGACATTTTCCGGTTTGATCGGATAAACGGATCGGTCGCCTTTGGCGAAGATGAAACGAAAAGCTGCCTCAACCAGGCGCTTGAACATTTTCTCGCTCTTTTTGACAACCGTATCCGGCATCGCTTACTCCCCCGCTCTGCCGTTATGTTGAGGTTCACCGTTTTTGAACTGCATATGATAGAGACGGCTGTAAAGCCCGTCCTTTTTAAGCAAGTCGGCATGAGTACCGGACTCGACTTTGCGGCCTTTGTCGATCACGATAATCTGGTCAGCGTGAATGATAGTCGACAGACGATGCGCCACTACGAGTGTCGTGCGCCCTTTCATCAAATTACCGATCGCTTCCTGAACGAGCAGTTCTGACTCGGTGTCCAGCGCTGAAGTGGCTTCATCGAAAATCAACACCTGCGGATCACGCAGCAGGGCACGGGCAATAGCCAGTCGCTGACGCTGTCCGCCGGACAGCATCACACCACGATTCCCAACCACCGTATCATAACCGTTTTCGAGCTCTCGGATAAAACGATCGGCGTTGGCCATCTTAGCTACTTCAACCACTTGTTCACGGTTGAAGTCCTGAAGACCGTAGGCAATGTTGTTCTCGACAGTATCGTTGAACAGCAGCGTCTCCTGGGTAACGATCCCCATAAGTTCCCGGAGTGATTTTAGCGTCAAGGTTGAGATATCCCTACCGTCGATACTAATATGGCCCGAGGTTGGGTCGTAAAAACGCGGCAACAAGTCCAGCAACGTCGATTTGCCCGCTCCGGACGGCCCCACGATGGCGACCACCTGCCCGACCGGAACATCGAAACTAACCTCGTTCAACACCAGGTCGTTACCGATATAAGCGAAGCTGACATTGTCGTAGCGGATTTTATCGGTGAAAGATGTGATAGTGCCGGCTTCAGGTTTATCGACAATTCGTTCTTCGGTATCGAGCACCTTGAAGATTCGTTCGGCCGCGGCGAGTCCCTCCTGAAGTTTCACATGAATCTGGCTAAGTGATTTAACCGGCTTAATCAGGGAGAACATGGCAATGACGAAAGTCATGAAATCGCCCGCATCGAGCTCCCCCTGACCGGAGATAATCCTTGCCCCGGCATAAAGCAGGATGGTTACACCGGCCAGTGAAATCAACGTGTCGTTGATCGGTGAGGCCAGATGTCGAATACGCGTCATGCGCAACAGTGAGCAGAAGAAATCGCCGGTAGCGGCGAAGAATTTTCTCATCTCGTATTTCTCGGTAGCGAAAGCTCGCACGATACGGATGTTATTGATCGATTCTTCCAGCACCGAATTGACATCGGCCATTTTCTCCTGAGAGCGCTCAGAGTATTTGCGCAGTTTCTTGCCGATGAACCAGATGAAACCGAATACGACCGGCAAAACGATCATTGCCAATAAAGTCAGTTTCCAGCTCAGGATGATCAGGAAAGCGACAAAAAGCAGCGAGGTGATCGAATCGGTCACGAGGTGGTTAAAGCCGAGATCGATGGACTCGTTCAGGACAACCACATCGTTGGTTACGCGGGATATTACCTGTCCGGTACGCCGCTTATGGAAATACGATAGCGAGAGACGTTGGTATTTCTCGAACAATCGATCCCGGAGACTTCGCACCACCGACTGCTGCACGTAAGCCATGAAAAAGCCCTGGAGATACATGAAGCCGTTCTTGCCCAGCACCACGAAGACAATCAAGATGCAGAAACGGAAAAGGGTGTCCCGGCGGTTGTCGCCCTGCACCGCATCGTCGATCCAGCTCTTGAGATGTTCCTTGGTTTGCTCGATCCACGATCCGGCGTCACGCACGAAATCGGAGGCCGAACCACCACCGTCGGTCGTTATCTGTTGAACGGTCTCCTGCGGAGCAATCCCCCCGATATCCTGCACCTGGAACAGCGTCATAAGCAACGGCCCGGCCAGCCAGACGAGTAATCCGGCCAGAACCGCCGACAACGCCGCCGAACCGGAAGCGACCACGAGTTGCTTCCAGTAGGGAGCGAGAATCGATAATGTGCGACGATATAGATTCATTCAGCATTATCCCAAAAACGCATAACCTGAAATATGAACCTTTTGCTTAGGGAAGTCAATCGGAGTAATCGGCCCGGCTAAAGGTTGAACGGAACGGCATCCACCGGTATTTCAACCTGGAATCGTTCGCGATCGACCTCGGTGTTGGTTTTAATCGTACGCGTTTCGGCTTTGAAACGAATATCGGCGCCATCATCAAAATCGACTCGGTCAATACGCCAATTATGATCACGTTCGCGATATCGCAAGTCCAGATGCCAGTCACAATCGGGCCAGATAATACTGTATTCGGCACGGTCGTTATCTACGGAGCCATCCATCGCCGCCGGGGCAAGTTGTTCTTCGTTGGGAAGATTAGTCAGGAGATTTTCCAAATGCAATCGCTCGAAACCACCGGTGCATGAAGCGGAAGAGAGAAACTCATTTCGCCCTGACCGAATGTATTCATTGGTCGAAGGGAAATAAATAACTACACTGTCACGGGTAATGAGACCTTTGAGGGCTCCCTTTCCCAGATAGCCGCGACCGGCAAGAGCAATCATGCTGTCGGTGCGATACATTTCGAGTCGAACCGAAGTTGGTTTCCCCTGCCGATAAATGCGGGCATCGAAAAGATAAGCCTCAACACGAATCCTACCATAGGGAGCCAGCTTGACATAGTTATCAACCATCGCCTGGCCGCTCAGACGAGGGCCACAGGAAACGGCCGATAAAATCAACAGCGCCGCAAGTAATACCGTCAATGCGTGCTTCATTTACTTCACAACCCGGCAAAAAGACTCACGAAAAACGAAATAAACGGTCCGAGAATCAACCAGATTCCACCCGCGAGAATCAATACGAGCAGAATAATCGGTGAGAAGGGCTGAATGCGGTCAAGGAACTCTCCTGCCGAGTGAGGCAATACCGAGCGCAGGATATGGGAGCCATCGAGCGGGAAAAGTGGAATCAGGTTAAAGAATGCCAGCGAGACATTGATCGAAACTCCGTATATCAGAAAGCTGTACGCTGCTTCGGGTACGGCCAAATGCATAATACGAAGCAATCGAAAAAGGATTCCAAAACCAAGCCCCAACCCGAGATTCGAAAGCGGACCGGCAATAGATATCCAGAAATCAGCCACACGGACATTGCCCTTAAAGTTGTAGGCATTGACCGGAACCGGTTTGGCCCAGCCAAAGGTGAACTTCGATATGAACATCATTAGAAGTCCCAGGAAGTCCAGGTGCGCCAATGGATTGAGGGTCAGACGGCCCTGATCGCGAGCGGTCGTATCGCCAAAACGGTAAGCGGTCCAGGCATGAAAGAACTCATGGACGGTGAGGGATAATAAGATCACCGGCGCCGCGATCATGGCTTTTCTGAGAAAATCGCTTTCAAACAAACCTGGATCACCCTTTCCTTTTTACAGCCTTATACGAGTTTTTGTAATATCGGCTGCGCCTGTGACGACCACAAGCGCTATTTAGTTTTACCGGCTTCAACCGGTCGCGAGAGCGCCTTGCTGTCGGAATCGAAGAACCGCCAGGGTAAATCGGCCCCAACCCGGATGCCTATTCGGGGAGAATAACCGAATGATACGGACGGTTCGTTTCGATCTTCGAGATAAAGCTGATTGCCGGTCAGGTCAAGCGCAGTGTGAACCGTAGTCAAACCGAACGAC
Encoded here:
- a CDS encoding glycosyltransferase family 9 protein, with amino-acid sequence MPDTVVKKSEKMFKRLVEAAFRFIFAKGDRSVYPIKPENVRSILVLRPDKLGDMIATIPALHALKAHLPHARIEVIASPHNRDLIADDPDIDAVHTYTKNILHDIPMIRRLKKARFDIVFDPICHDSVTGLILSKWIGRHSIKAAARKLRLRPYYDYCEPYEPDGRDHSIDNSLLVFNVFGIDPASVDPYRPMYLPEDSIRKAEAFYESVPSNCLRVGFNISAGSPSRTLDVRKYIAVMHAVAADYPDAEFIISCAPNERERGEELQRALPGKTHLIPDGRSFRDVCAVISRLDILISPDTSLVHVAGTFGVPVVALYSGHIRNFYFWKPYRQECGWVISNEFHHLLDIEPEQIVDQFRRLVATLDLTEKARPS
- a CDS encoding ABC transporter ATP-binding protein, whose protein sequence is MNLYRRTLSILAPYWKQLVVASGSAALSAVLAGLLVWLAGPLLMTLFQVQDIGGIAPQETVQQITTDGGGSASDFVRDAGSWIEQTKEHLKSWIDDAVQGDNRRDTLFRFCILIVFVVLGKNGFMYLQGFFMAYVQQSVVRSLRDRLFEKYQRLSLSYFHKRRTGQVISRVTNDVVVLNESIDLGFNHLVTDSITSLLFVAFLIILSWKLTLLAMIVLPVVFGFIWFIGKKLRKYSERSQEKMADVNSVLEESINNIRIVRAFATEKYEMRKFFAATGDFFCSLLRMTRIRHLASPINDTLISLAGVTILLYAGARIISGQGELDAGDFMTFVIAMFSLIKPVKSLSQIHVKLQEGLAAAERIFKVLDTEERIVDKPEAGTITSFTDKIRYDNVSFAYIGNDLVLNEVSFDVPVGQVVAIVGPSGAGKSTLLDLLPRFYDPTSGHISIDGRDISTLTLKSLRELMGIVTQETLLFNDTVENNIAYGLQDFNREQVVEVAKMANADRFIRELENGYDTVVGNRGVMLSGGQRQRLAIARALLRDPQVLIFDEATSALDTESELLVQEAIGNLMKGRTTLVVAHRLSTIIHADQIIVIDKGRKVESGTHADLLKKDGLYSRLYHMQFKNGEPQHNGRAGE
- a CDS encoding site-2 protease family protein is translated as MFESDFLRKAMIAAPVILLSLTVHEFFHAWTAYRFGDTTARDQGRLTLNPLAHLDFLGLLMMFISKFTFGWAKPVPVNAYNFKGNVRVADFWISIAGPLSNLGLGLGFGILFRLLRIMHLAVPEAAYSFLIYGVSINVSLAFFNLIPLFPLDGSHILRSVLPHSAGEFLDRIQPFSPIILLVLILAGGIWLILGPFISFFVSLFAGL